One Microbacterium marinum genomic window, CGGAGGCGCTCGCCGCGGCATCCGGAGTCATCGAGATCACCCAGTACGGCTCGACCCGCTCGATCAACGCGTCGGCCGCCGCCGCGGTCGTCATGTACGAATGGTGCCGCCGCTACGCCTGAGCGTCAGGCGCCGACCGTGAGCCACTCCGAGCGGCGGACGCGGAGGCCCAGGGTCACCAGTCGCGCCAGCATGTAGACGCCGAAGAAGCAGACCGCGAGCCAGGCGAGCCCCGCGGCACCGGCCGGGAGCAGCAGCCACACGACGATGAGCGCGGGCAGGTACGGCACGAGGTTCACGGCGCCGACGATCGCGAGGTACTTCGCGTCGCCCGCGCCCATCAGCACCCGGTCGAGCACGAACACGACACCGCACACGGGCTGAGCGACAGCGAGCACGAGGAGTGCCGGCTGGATCAGCGCGGCGACCTCCGGGTCGCCGGTGAACGCGACGCCGATCACCCCGGACAGCGCGGCGATCACGACGCCCACGATGACCCCGAACCAGATGCCCCACGCGACCGTGCGGCCGAGGACCCGACGGACGAAGGGCTCGTCACCCGCCCCGAGCCCGCGGCCGATGAGCGCCTGCGCCGCGATCGCGAGGGCGTCGAGGGCGAAAGCCGCCGTCGAGAAGATCGTGAATGCGACCTGCCAGCCGGCCAGCTCCTCGGTGCCGATGGCGGTGGCGACCGCGACGGTGACGAGCAGGGCGACGCGCAGCGACACCGTGCGCAGGAACAGCCATCCGCCCGAGCGTGCGGACCCGCGCACCCCGTCGCGCTGGGGGAGGACCGATGCCGAGTGGCGTCGAGCGAGGCGACCGATGACGACCGCGTACGCGGCGACCATGCCCCACTGGGCGGCGACGGTCCCCGCCGCGGAACCCGCGATGCCCCAGCCGAACCCGTAGATGAAGAGCCAGTTGAGGAGGGCGTTCGCCGCGAAGCCGAGGCCGGCGATCCACAGCGGGGTCACCGTGTCCTGCATGCCTCGCAACAGGCCGGTCGCCGCGAAGACGATCAGCATCGCGGGGAGCCCCCACATCGAGAGCCCCAGATAGGC contains:
- a CDS encoding MATE family efflux transporter, whose translation is MPAPTLNREILRLAVPALGALVAEPMFLIVDAALIGHLGVVPLAGLGIASAVLQTIIGLMVFLAYSTTPAVARRFGAGDTHSAVSVGIDGLWLALGLGAVLALVGSLATPMLVGLFDPTTAVAEQAVAYLGLSMWGLPAMLIVFAATGLLRGMQDTVTPLWIAGLGFAANALLNWLFIYGFGWGIAGSAAGTVAAQWGMVAAYAVVIGRLARRHSASVLPQRDGVRGSARSGGWLFLRTVSLRVALLVTVAVATAIGTEELAGWQVAFTIFSTAAFALDALAIAAQALIGRGLGAGDEPFVRRVLGRTVAWGIWFGVIVGVVIAALSGVIGVAFTGDPEVAALIQPALLVLAVAQPVCGVVFVLDRVLMGAGDAKYLAIVGAVNLVPYLPALIVVWLLLPAGAAGLAWLAVCFFGVYMLARLVTLGLRVRRSEWLTVGA